A stretch of the Sorangium aterium genome encodes the following:
- a CDS encoding peptide chain release factor 3, giving the protein MLTREIARRKTFAIISHPDAGKTTLTEKLLLYGGAIQLAGAVKAKKARAHAVSDWMEMERERGISISTSVLQFPYKGRLLSLVDTPGHADFSEDTYRALMATDAAIMILDCAKGVETQTKKLFRVCKLRQMPIFTFVNKLDRPGRDPFELIGEVEEVLGIGVYPVTWPISAGGKFRGVYHRERKQVFLFELVAHGAEIAPMEVVSLDAPELVEALDEEGARQLREDIELIDAAGDALDRDKLARGEVTPMFFGSAITNFGLPQFLDAFIELMPPPAPRGSDKGPIAPDDDRFTAFVFKIQANMDRAHRDRIAFLRVCSGRYERGMKVHHVRLDRDIRLTNPVQFMAQERTLVEDGFAGDIIGVFDPGLFLIGDSLCSGSPVKYAPLPQFPPEQFARVVMIDPMKRKQLKKGLEQLAQEGSVQLFRPPEGREGEAILGVVGELQFDVVKHRLAAEYGVDARIERLSFSLARWVEGEPVPLAELESNLYGYGALDVHGNHVVLFKGDWQLEACQKAFPKARFVELGGSITPV; this is encoded by the coding sequence ATGCTCACCCGCGAGATCGCCCGTCGAAAGACGTTCGCGATCATCTCCCACCCCGACGCTGGCAAGACCACCCTAACCGAGAAGCTCCTGCTGTACGGAGGCGCCATCCAGCTCGCCGGCGCCGTGAAGGCCAAGAAGGCGCGCGCCCACGCCGTGAGCGACTGGATGGAGATGGAGCGCGAGCGCGGCATCTCCATCTCGACCAGCGTTCTCCAGTTCCCGTACAAGGGCCGCCTCCTGAGCCTGGTCGACACCCCCGGCCACGCCGACTTCAGCGAGGACACCTACCGCGCGTTGATGGCGACCGACGCTGCCATCATGATCCTCGACTGCGCGAAGGGCGTCGAGACGCAAACGAAGAAGCTCTTCCGTGTCTGCAAGCTCCGGCAGATGCCGATCTTCACCTTCGTCAACAAGCTCGACCGCCCCGGTCGCGACCCGTTCGAGCTGATCGGCGAGGTCGAGGAGGTCCTCGGCATCGGCGTCTACCCCGTCACCTGGCCCATCTCGGCGGGCGGCAAGTTCCGCGGCGTCTACCATCGTGAGCGCAAGCAGGTCTTCCTCTTCGAGCTCGTCGCGCACGGCGCCGAGATCGCCCCGATGGAGGTCGTCTCGCTCGACGCGCCCGAGCTCGTCGAGGCGCTCGACGAGGAGGGCGCCCGCCAGCTGCGCGAGGACATCGAGCTCATCGACGCCGCCGGCGACGCGCTCGATCGCGACAAGCTCGCCCGCGGCGAGGTCACGCCCATGTTCTTCGGCAGCGCCATCACCAACTTCGGCCTGCCGCAGTTCCTGGACGCCTTCATCGAGCTCATGCCCCCGCCCGCGCCGCGCGGCAGCGACAAGGGCCCCATCGCCCCGGACGACGACCGCTTCACCGCGTTCGTCTTCAAGATCCAGGCGAACATGGACCGGGCTCACCGCGACAGGATCGCGTTCCTCCGCGTCTGCTCCGGCCGTTACGAGCGCGGGATGAAGGTGCACCACGTGCGCCTCGACCGCGACATCCGGCTCACCAACCCGGTGCAGTTCATGGCCCAGGAGCGCACGCTCGTGGAGGACGGCTTCGCGGGCGACATCATCGGCGTCTTCGACCCGGGGCTCTTCCTCATCGGCGACTCGCTCTGCAGCGGCTCGCCCGTGAAGTACGCCCCGCTGCCGCAGTTCCCGCCGGAGCAGTTCGCCCGCGTCGTCATGATCGATCCCATGAAGCGCAAGCAGCTCAAGAAGGGGCTCGAGCAGCTCGCGCAGGAGGGCTCGGTCCAGCTCTTCCGGCCGCCTGAGGGGCGGGAGGGCGAGGCGATCCTGGGGGTCGTGGGCGAGCTCCAGTTCGACGTCGTGAAGCACCGCCTCGCGGCCGAGTACGGCGTCGACGCCCGGATCGAGCGGCTCTCGTTCAGCCTGGCCCGCTGGGTCGAGGGCGAGCCGGTGCCCCTCGCGGAGCTCGAGTCGAACCTCTACGGCTACGGCGCCCTCGACGTGCACGGGAACCACGTCGTGCTCTTCAAGGGCGACTGGCAGCTCGAGGCCTGCCAGAAGGCGTTCCCCAAGGCGCGCTTCGTCGAGCTCGGCGGCTCGATCACTCCAGTGTGA
- a CDS encoding wax ester/triacylglycerol synthase domain-containing protein — protein sequence MTSPVLLGGIDFFHLMNDRAMRSRGQAGNHCLFVLELDGRLDLARLAVRLERATRALPELRFRLDNSVLGRAGRPRWVVDHHRRAPGLRLHEVEGERERAARIEALLADRTSAERPWALDVVREVGDGDTVVLRHHHALTDGRGADRLVAWLGSGSGDAPDDPPPRQERHDAPERLLAAMDRDERVALARAYKAHVLSLGRAPILSLARACPGVRPSASRVLRLTLSAEETRAFDLRARQRARLAETSLMLIAATRLADRALAARGFAPPHHVIPLPLSLDPKGGARRLFGNHLTMALLSLGRDELHDDARAVARLAEQQRAVVRDRLDLAMIAALDLARWLPGPIYRWLGDQPFQGELASLIVSNPGAVTVERFAGLPVRSAYPLPAVVAPPGFQVIFSRFGGRLSASIIHGDGLLRPDEVEAMPGALRAELLGEPAPPVGAAV from the coding sequence ATGACATCGCCCGTTCTGCTCGGGGGGATCGACTTCTTCCACCTCATGAACGATCGCGCCATGCGATCGCGCGGCCAGGCGGGCAACCACTGCCTGTTCGTCCTCGAGCTCGACGGTCGCCTCGACCTGGCGCGGCTCGCGGTGCGGCTCGAGCGCGCGACCCGGGCGCTCCCCGAGCTCCGGTTCCGGCTGGACAACAGCGTGCTCGGGCGGGCGGGGCGGCCCCGCTGGGTCGTCGATCACCACCGGCGCGCCCCAGGGCTGCGCCTCCACGAGGTGGAGGGCGAGCGCGAGCGCGCGGCGCGCATCGAGGCGCTGCTCGCGGACCGGACCTCTGCCGAGCGGCCGTGGGCGCTCGACGTCGTGCGCGAGGTGGGCGACGGCGACACGGTCGTCCTTCGCCACCACCATGCGCTGACGGATGGCAGGGGCGCGGATCGGCTCGTCGCCTGGCTGGGCTCCGGGAGCGGCGACGCGCCCGACGACCCGCCGCCGCGGCAGGAGCGGCACGACGCGCCGGAGCGCCTGCTGGCCGCCATGGACCGCGACGAGCGGGTCGCGCTGGCGCGCGCGTACAAGGCCCACGTGCTGTCGCTCGGCCGCGCGCCCATCCTGTCGCTCGCGCGCGCCTGTCCTGGGGTGCGGCCCTCGGCCTCTCGCGTCCTCCGGCTCACGCTCTCGGCGGAGGAGACGCGCGCCTTCGATCTCCGGGCGCGCCAGCGAGCGCGGCTCGCCGAGACGAGCCTCATGCTGATCGCGGCGACGCGGCTCGCCGACCGGGCGCTCGCGGCCCGCGGCTTCGCCCCGCCGCACCACGTGATCCCGCTGCCCCTCTCGCTCGACCCCAAGGGGGGCGCGCGGCGGCTCTTCGGCAATCACCTCACGATGGCTCTGCTCTCGCTCGGCCGTGACGAGCTCCACGACGACGCGCGCGCGGTGGCCCGCCTGGCCGAGCAGCAGCGCGCCGTGGTGCGCGACAGGCTCGATCTCGCCATGATCGCCGCGCTCGATCTGGCCCGCTGGCTCCCCGGCCCGATCTACCGCTGGCTGGGGGATCAGCCCTTCCAGGGAGAGCTCGCCTCGCTGATCGTCTCGAACCCCGGCGCTGTGACGGTGGAGCGGTTCGCGGGGCTCCCTGTGCGCTCGGCGTACCCGCTGCCCGCGGTCGTCGCGCCGCCCGGCTTCCAGGTGATCTTCAGCCGCTTCGGCGGTCGCCTCTCGGCGTCGATCATCCACGGCGACGGGCTGCTCCGCCCGGACGAGGTGGAAGCGATGCCCGGCGCGCTCCGCGCCGAGCTGCTCGGAGAGCCCGCGCCGCCGGTCGGGGCCGCGGTATAA
- a CDS encoding LysR family transcriptional regulator produces MNLSAIDVNLVIALDALLQERSVTLAARRVGLSQPAMSHALTRLRELFSDPLLVRVGRQMALTSRAEAITPQVTAIVHDLAGLFGETAQAFDPATSDRTFRIAATEYVELVLMPRLNAALAQGGPRLALHLLPLDGRAVDALRSGEIDLAIGVFPQESLPSDLRRAPLFDDRFAGLARMSHPTARGHVDLQTYAALPHVVVPRGGAHDGVADDLIAARGIARHEAMTVPHVFLVPHALTASDLVATVATRLGRAFSSLVPLRSFDLPFELPPIEIAMAWNSRTEGDPARAWLRGVVTDTAPTPREAARRKRV; encoded by the coding sequence GTGAATCTTTCGGCGATCGACGTCAACCTGGTGATCGCGCTCGACGCCTTGCTGCAGGAGCGCAGCGTGACGCTCGCGGCCCGCCGGGTGGGCCTCAGCCAGCCCGCCATGAGCCACGCGCTGACGCGGCTGCGTGAGCTCTTCTCCGACCCGCTGCTCGTCCGGGTCGGCCGGCAGATGGCGCTCACCTCGCGCGCCGAGGCGATCACGCCGCAGGTCACCGCGATCGTCCACGATCTCGCGGGCCTCTTCGGCGAGACGGCGCAGGCCTTCGACCCGGCGACGAGCGATCGCACCTTCCGGATCGCCGCCACGGAGTACGTGGAGCTCGTCCTCATGCCGCGGCTCAACGCGGCGCTCGCGCAGGGCGGACCGAGGCTCGCGCTCCACCTGCTCCCGCTCGACGGCCGCGCCGTCGACGCGCTCCGGAGCGGCGAGATCGATCTCGCGATCGGCGTCTTCCCGCAGGAGAGCCTCCCCTCCGACCTGCGCCGCGCGCCCCTCTTCGACGATCGCTTCGCGGGGCTCGCGCGCATGAGCCACCCCACGGCGCGCGGGCACGTCGATCTCCAGACCTACGCGGCCCTCCCGCACGTCGTCGTCCCCAGGGGCGGCGCCCACGACGGGGTCGCGGACGATCTCATCGCGGCGCGCGGGATCGCGCGCCACGAGGCCATGACGGTGCCGCACGTGTTCCTCGTGCCGCACGCCCTCACCGCGTCGGATCTCGTGGCCACCGTGGCCACGCGCCTCGGTAGGGCGTTCTCCAGCCTGGTGCCGCTCCGCTCCTTCGACCTGCCGTTCGAGCTGCCGCCCATCGAGATCGCGATGGCGTGGAACAGCCGGACCGAGGGCGATCCCGCGCGGGCGTGGCTGCGCGGCGTCGTGACGGACACCGCCCCGACCCCGCGCGAGGCGGCCCGGCGCAAGCGCGTCTGA
- the pilQ gene encoding type IV pilus secretin PilQ — protein MKSNRDYRPRRGALRRAAALGVMLILGAPAGDADAAAPIKVSDVRLTAPDEGKAEIVVATSGEPRFSARVADGGKRLLVDLEGAEDGGASGAITSGNAIVAGVMTQGFGKATQRTTRVLVQLARPAAYRIRAEQGALVIELAAADATAPMAARAPAGPAAAAPAREPAAITDVRFEHQATLDRVVIELSSIPSYRESTGKGGRRVIELSGVRLPDALQRKLDVGAFGGPVRAISTFRRNSDGSRVVVEVEQAEGASGVVAREGNALVLSVAKGALPTALSGIGADGGAARRTRTVAREALLDDAAPKVETSFEGAASSQESLVEPDQAGAFMPAIAGQQRRFTGRRIDLDLKDADIHNVLRLISDVGRVNIVTADNVTGTVTIRMRNVPWDQALETVLQAKGLGVVRQGNMIRVAPIADLNKERELAIARRKSELQLAPLETRLIPINYADAKDLQDRSKDMLSPRGSLAVDERTNVLIARDVAGNLNQIEELVRSLDTQTPQVLIEARVVEATSRYVRDIGIQWGGDGTFSAATGNPTGLVFPSAIGIAGGATDSNSPTGGLSPFASQVSNPNFAVNLPAVVGAGSGGALGFTLGSINNTVNLGVRLSAAEASGMLRVVSSPRILTLDNREARISQGTLIPFSQISAQGVQTTFQEAKLQLLVKPHVTSDGSVAMHVKINRDEPDFNQTSARGDPTILKREAETDLLIMDGHTAVIGGIFTRNTGRNLDQVPFFGDIPVLGLLFQRRRASDTRNELVIFLTPRIVNRAEALGR, from the coding sequence ATGAAGAGCAATCGAGACTATCGCCCGAGGCGGGGCGCGCTTCGCCGTGCTGCGGCACTCGGGGTGATGTTGATCCTCGGCGCTCCTGCGGGAGACGCAGACGCCGCCGCCCCGATCAAGGTCAGCGACGTGAGGCTCACGGCGCCGGACGAGGGCAAGGCCGAGATCGTGGTCGCGACGAGCGGCGAGCCGCGCTTCTCGGCGCGGGTCGCGGACGGCGGCAAGCGGCTCCTCGTCGACCTCGAGGGCGCGGAGGATGGCGGGGCGTCCGGCGCGATCACGAGCGGCAACGCGATCGTGGCCGGGGTGATGACGCAGGGGTTCGGCAAGGCGACCCAGCGGACGACGCGGGTGCTCGTGCAGCTCGCGCGTCCGGCTGCCTACCGGATCCGCGCCGAGCAGGGCGCGCTCGTGATCGAGCTCGCCGCCGCCGACGCGACGGCGCCGATGGCGGCGCGGGCCCCGGCCGGCCCCGCGGCGGCGGCGCCGGCGCGCGAGCCGGCGGCGATCACCGACGTGCGCTTCGAGCACCAGGCGACGCTCGATCGGGTCGTCATCGAGCTCTCGTCGATCCCGAGCTACCGCGAGTCGACGGGCAAGGGGGGGCGCCGCGTCATCGAGCTCAGCGGCGTCCGGCTCCCCGACGCCCTCCAGCGCAAGCTCGACGTCGGCGCCTTCGGCGGCCCGGTGCGGGCCATCTCGACGTTCCGGCGCAACAGCGACGGCTCCAGGGTCGTCGTCGAGGTCGAGCAGGCCGAGGGCGCCTCGGGCGTTGTCGCGCGCGAGGGCAACGCGCTCGTGCTGAGCGTCGCGAAGGGCGCGCTGCCCACGGCGCTCTCGGGGATCGGCGCCGACGGCGGCGCGGCGAGGCGGACCCGCACGGTGGCGCGCGAGGCGCTCCTCGACGACGCGGCGCCGAAGGTGGAGACCTCGTTCGAGGGCGCGGCGAGCAGCCAGGAGTCGCTCGTCGAGCCCGACCAGGCCGGCGCCTTCATGCCCGCGATCGCCGGGCAGCAGCGGCGGTTCACGGGGCGGCGCATCGACCTCGACCTGAAGGACGCGGACATCCACAACGTCCTCCGGCTGATCTCCGACGTGGGGCGGGTCAACATCGTGACCGCCGACAACGTGACCGGCACGGTCACCATCCGGATGCGCAACGTCCCGTGGGACCAGGCGCTCGAGACGGTGCTCCAGGCCAAGGGCCTCGGCGTCGTCCGGCAGGGCAACATGATCCGCGTCGCCCCGATCGCCGATCTCAACAAGGAGCGGGAGCTCGCGATCGCGCGGCGCAAGAGCGAGCTCCAGCTCGCCCCGCTCGAGACGCGGCTCATCCCGATCAACTACGCGGACGCCAAGGACCTCCAGGACCGCTCGAAGGACATGCTCTCGCCGCGCGGCTCGCTGGCGGTCGACGAGCGGACCAACGTGCTCATCGCGCGCGACGTCGCGGGGAACCTGAACCAGATCGAGGAGCTGGTCCGCTCGCTCGACACGCAGACGCCGCAGGTGCTGATCGAGGCGCGCGTGGTGGAGGCGACGAGCCGCTACGTGCGCGACATCGGCATCCAGTGGGGCGGCGACGGGACGTTCAGCGCGGCGACCGGCAACCCGACGGGGCTCGTCTTCCCCTCGGCGATCGGCATCGCCGGCGGCGCGACCGACTCGAACAGCCCGACCGGCGGCCTCTCGCCGTTCGCGAGCCAGGTCTCGAACCCGAACTTCGCGGTGAACCTGCCGGCCGTCGTCGGCGCCGGATCTGGCGGCGCGCTCGGCTTCACGCTCGGCTCGATCAACAACACCGTCAACCTCGGCGTCCGCCTCTCGGCGGCCGAGGCGAGCGGCATGCTGCGGGTCGTCTCTAGCCCGCGCATCCTCACGCTCGACAACCGGGAGGCGCGGATCAGCCAGGGGACGCTGATCCCGTTCTCGCAGATCAGCGCCCAGGGCGTGCAGACGACCTTCCAGGAGGCCAAGCTCCAGCTGCTCGTCAAGCCGCACGTCACGTCGGACGGCAGCGTCGCGATGCACGTGAAGATCAACCGCGACGAGCCCGACTTCAACCAGACGTCGGCCCGCGGCGACCCCACCATCCTGAAGCGCGAGGCGGAGACCGACCTCCTGATCATGGACGGGCACACGGCGGTGATCGGCGGGATCTTCACCCGCAACACCGGCCGGAACCTCGATCAGGTGCCGTTCTTCGGGGACATCCCGGTCCTCGGCCTCCTCTTCCAGCGGCGCCGCGCGAGCGACACGCGGAACGAGCTCGTCATCTTCCTCACGCCGCGCATCGTGAACCGCGCCGAGGCGCTCGGCCGCTAG
- a CDS encoding NAD(P)/FAD-dependent oxidoreductase has product MRTFDIVIIGSGIAGGFLARQLRLACPDLGVLVLEAAEAMEDYKVGESTVEVAANYMVRRLNLGTYLYQHQLPKNGLRFFFDSPGKDLPLPRMSEIGSDHMPFHPSFQLERARLERDLVTMNRAAGAEVELGAKVVDVAIDGRGRHTVVYEQGGERREVACRWVCDASGRRHVLFRKLGVKVHKEARLNTAAAWGRYRGVAGLDAVTDAAWRSRARYTSRHLSTNHFMYDGYWIWFIPLAGDLMSVGVVFDKDRIGAGNTPAGNAPAGALPGPRTRAEFERFLGAHRAARDLLEGAELEDFQSYAHLPYHAEQYFSTDRYAVTGEAGAFTDPFYSPGSDFIATANEFITQMILSDVRGDRAGFEERVAAYDAYYRFKYDSTLRLYERMYPVFGSFELYRLKYLLDFNNYYNLVVWPFMADRVTDVGWIREELKFTDLVLRALSTMGEHLASLASDLRARGEYFAQNEGRFANGLNGVAQLETRLGPAIDERFRREQVDRAYGSVFAALVERRLGEQGLSDRARLVSELTLPQVLVFRDITPERLARLLQRIGERMTRELRDELPDAGIERIELGAGGVISVTGPAAGTEAHANALSRAQALWDASAGSLAHIAL; this is encoded by the coding sequence ATGCGCACGTTCGATATCGTGATCATCGGCAGCGGCATCGCCGGCGGCTTCCTCGCGCGGCAGCTCCGCCTCGCGTGCCCCGACCTCGGGGTCCTCGTGCTCGAGGCCGCCGAGGCGATGGAGGATTACAAGGTCGGCGAGAGCACGGTGGAGGTCGCGGCGAACTACATGGTTCGCCGGCTGAACCTCGGCACGTACCTCTACCAGCACCAGCTCCCCAAGAACGGGCTCCGCTTCTTCTTCGACTCTCCGGGCAAGGACCTCCCGCTGCCCCGGATGAGCGAGATCGGCTCCGACCACATGCCGTTCCACCCGAGCTTCCAGCTCGAGCGCGCGCGGCTGGAGCGCGATCTCGTGACCATGAACCGCGCCGCGGGCGCCGAGGTCGAGCTCGGCGCCAAGGTGGTCGACGTCGCGATCGACGGGCGCGGGCGGCACACGGTCGTCTACGAGCAGGGCGGTGAGCGGCGCGAGGTCGCCTGCCGCTGGGTGTGCGACGCCTCCGGTCGGCGGCACGTCCTCTTCCGCAAGCTCGGCGTGAAGGTGCACAAGGAGGCGCGGCTCAACACGGCGGCCGCGTGGGGCCGCTACCGCGGCGTCGCGGGGCTCGATGCGGTCACCGACGCGGCGTGGCGGTCGCGCGCGCGGTACACGTCGCGCCACCTGTCGACGAACCACTTCATGTACGACGGGTACTGGATCTGGTTCATCCCGCTCGCCGGCGATCTGATGAGCGTGGGCGTCGTGTTCGACAAGGACCGGATCGGCGCCGGGAACACGCCGGCCGGGAACGCGCCGGCCGGGGCGCTGCCCGGGCCGCGCACGCGCGCGGAGTTCGAGCGCTTCCTGGGCGCCCACCGCGCCGCGCGCGACCTGCTCGAGGGGGCGGAGCTCGAGGACTTCCAGAGCTATGCCCACCTGCCGTACCACGCCGAGCAGTACTTCTCGACCGACCGTTACGCCGTCACCGGCGAGGCCGGCGCGTTCACCGATCCCTTCTACAGCCCCGGATCCGATTTCATCGCGACCGCGAACGAGTTCATCACGCAGATGATCCTCTCCGACGTCCGCGGCGACCGCGCCGGGTTCGAGGAGAGGGTCGCGGCCTACGACGCGTACTACCGGTTCAAGTACGACAGCACGCTCCGTCTCTATGAGCGCATGTATCCGGTGTTCGGCTCCTTCGAGCTCTATCGGTTGAAGTACCTCCTCGACTTCAACAACTACTACAACCTCGTCGTCTGGCCGTTCATGGCCGACCGGGTGACCGACGTGGGTTGGATCCGGGAGGAGCTCAAGTTCACCGATCTCGTGCTGCGCGCCCTATCGACGATGGGCGAGCACCTCGCGTCGCTGGCGAGCGACCTGCGCGCGCGGGGGGAGTACTTCGCGCAGAACGAGGGGCGCTTCGCCAACGGGCTGAACGGCGTTGCGCAGCTGGAGACGCGGCTCGGACCGGCCATCGACGAGCGGTTCCGGCGGGAGCAGGTCGACCGGGCGTACGGGAGCGTCTTCGCGGCGCTCGTCGAGAGGCGGCTCGGCGAGCAGGGCCTCTCCGACCGCGCTCGGCTCGTCTCGGAGCTCACGCTCCCGCAGGTGCTCGTGTTCCGGGACATCACGCCCGAGCGGCTCGCGCGCCTGCTCCAGCGCATCGGCGAGCGGATGACCAGGGAGCTCCGCGACGAGCTCCCGGACGCAGGGATCGAGCGGATCGAGCTCGGCGCGGGCGGCGTGATCTCCGTGACAGGGCCTGCCGCGGGGACCGAGGCGCATGCCAACGCCCTGTCCCGGGCACAGGCGCTCTGGGACGCCTCGGCGGGATCGCTCGCCCACATCGCCCTCTGA
- a CDS encoding pilus assembly protein PilP has protein sequence MTPGRMLLLALGATTAAALALAGCGEEEPMTSSTQARPAGAPASASPPRAPAAGAASAAADAGAPELPPLPLREFQEADFSESDRSRDPFRSFESLFATQARGRVTIQRQVLVDRFALDELRLVGVVSRAPARALLTDPTGLGWVVKVGDFVGKAEIVHAGGPTGVDVAVNWRIDRIRDSDVVFIREDPSHPEIPPTTRVIALRPLGEANESGFGAP, from the coding sequence GTGACGCCTGGCCGGATGCTGCTGCTCGCCCTCGGGGCGACCACCGCCGCGGCCCTCGCGCTCGCGGGGTGCGGGGAGGAAGAGCCGATGACCTCGTCCACCCAGGCGCGCCCGGCCGGGGCGCCGGCCTCGGCCTCGCCCCCGCGCGCGCCCGCGGCCGGCGCCGCGTCCGCGGCCGCGGACGCCGGCGCGCCGGAGCTGCCGCCGCTGCCGCTCCGGGAGTTCCAGGAGGCCGACTTCTCCGAGAGCGACCGGAGCCGCGACCCGTTCCGGAGCTTCGAGTCGCTCTTCGCGACGCAGGCCCGGGGTCGGGTGACGATCCAGCGCCAGGTCCTCGTGGATCGCTTCGCGCTCGACGAGCTCAGGCTGGTCGGCGTCGTCTCGCGCGCGCCCGCCCGCGCGCTGCTCACCGATCCCACGGGGCTCGGGTGGGTGGTGAAGGTGGGCGATTTCGTCGGCAAGGCCGAGATCGTGCACGCCGGCGGCCCCACGGGCGTCGACGTGGCCGTGAACTGGCGCATCGATCGGATCCGCGACTCGGACGTCGTCTTCATCCGCGAGGACCCGTCGCACCCGGAGATCCCGCCGACCACGCGCGTGATCGCGCTGAGGCCGCTCGGCGAGGCGAACGAGTCGGGCTTCGGCGCCCCGTGA
- a CDS encoding type 4a pilus biogenesis protein PilO — translation MATKPMPAQAGSALDRLPPLAKLGVGALFAALVGILYFVGFYADVDSQIEGAVQKQGVLQAELTKAQASKAAYQKDLDEKTRREQMSREQKKILPDESETPAFLSAIQGVATVSGVNLTSWSPTEEIPQEFFSKVPMQLTLSGKFHQVAKFFHGVGQLDRIINLEEVQIKEPKVVGTDVEIKVECLATAFRAVRAGETATSGVKRRSGGVR, via the coding sequence ATGGCCACGAAGCCCATGCCCGCGCAGGCCGGCTCGGCGCTCGACCGGCTGCCGCCGCTCGCCAAGCTCGGCGTCGGCGCGCTCTTCGCGGCGCTCGTCGGCATCCTGTACTTCGTCGGCTTCTACGCCGACGTCGACTCGCAGATCGAGGGCGCCGTGCAGAAGCAGGGCGTGCTCCAGGCGGAGCTCACCAAGGCGCAGGCGTCGAAGGCCGCTTACCAGAAGGACCTCGACGAGAAGACCCGCCGCGAGCAGATGAGCCGCGAGCAGAAGAAGATCCTCCCGGACGAGTCCGAGACGCCGGCCTTCCTCTCCGCCATCCAGGGCGTCGCGACCGTCTCCGGCGTCAACTTGACGTCATGGAGCCCCACCGAGGAGATCCCGCAGGAGTTCTTCTCCAAGGTGCCGATGCAGCTGACGCTCTCCGGCAAGTTCCACCAGGTGGCGAAGTTCTTCCACGGCGTGGGGCAGCTGGATCGCATCATCAACCTCGAGGAGGTCCAGATCAAGGAGCCGAAGGTCGTGGGGACCGACGTGGAGATCAAGGTGGAGTGCCTCGCGACCGCGTTCCGCGCCGTGCGCGCCGGGGAGACCGCGACGAGCGGCGTGAAGCGGCGCAGCGGAGGTGTCCGGTGA
- a CDS encoding PilN domain-containing protein produces MIRVNLLPQRRGTRGAAPQASQRWLLVTLGVVILEIVALFLFHQTKVEELDEQNRKNSLLQSQIQDIRTLVANHEEIKKALEVLRAREDAIAKLQAARSGPTAVLLELAQLLTNGKGPTADPDKLAQLRKENPLAVYNPSWDSRRLWLTSYVESERIVRIEGLARDGTDVYELAQRLKLSSYFYDVQLLPGKKENEKESRLELVSFALQLKVRY; encoded by the coding sequence GTGATTCGCGTCAACCTTCTCCCGCAGCGGCGCGGCACGCGCGGGGCCGCGCCCCAGGCGAGCCAGCGGTGGCTGCTCGTCACGCTCGGCGTCGTGATCCTCGAGATCGTCGCGCTCTTCCTCTTCCACCAGACGAAGGTCGAGGAGCTCGACGAGCAGAACCGGAAGAACTCGCTGCTCCAGAGCCAGATCCAGGACATCCGCACGCTCGTCGCGAACCACGAGGAGATCAAGAAGGCGCTCGAGGTGCTGCGCGCGCGCGAGGACGCGATCGCGAAGCTCCAGGCCGCGCGCAGCGGGCCGACCGCGGTGCTCCTCGAGCTCGCGCAGCTGCTCACGAACGGCAAGGGGCCGACCGCCGACCCGGACAAGCTCGCGCAGCTCCGCAAGGAGAACCCGCTCGCCGTCTACAACCCCTCCTGGGACAGCCGCCGGCTGTGGCTCACGAGCTACGTGGAGTCCGAGCGGATCGTGCGCATCGAGGGGCTCGCGCGCGACGGCACCGACGTCTACGAGCTCGCCCAGCGGCTGAAGCTGTCCTCGTACTTCTACGACGTGCAGCTGCTCCCGGGGAAGAAGGAGAACGAGAAGGAGTCGCGGCTCGAGCTCGTCTCGTTCGCGCTGCAGCTGAAGGTGAGGTACTGA